In a single window of the Bdellovibrionota bacterium genome:
- a CDS encoding aminotransferase class V-fold PLP-dependent enzyme produces the protein MSIKEKISAFMTSLKKDHQLMPYTYNIRNREFEAGKDTVYYSGPVWDDAEVVAAIETLLTGKWLASGENVAKFEIAFSRKYGFGASLMVNSGSSANLVMISALKAYFNWKDTDEIIVSTVGFPTTVAPLIQNQLVAKFVDITMDDLNFDLKEVEKAITPNTKAIFISPVLGNAPDMDKLVEISKKHDVMLVLDGCDSLGSKWDGKELSDYAFTTSCSFYPAHHITTGEGGMVSSFNKEFIKLARKFAWWGRDCYCIGSANLLKNGSCNKRFDTWLEGNSAVIDHKYLFSQIGYNLKPLDLQGSIGLVQMEKMDMIHEKRREMKNKIAGMFEKHIPGIKIPQELSKAETSWFGVPVICETAELKTKLVKHLEDKKIQTRNYFAGNILQHPGYKHLDDASKYPNANKVLEQVFFVGCHPTYDQSTLNYIEQSLKEFKA, from the coding sequence ATGTCTATAAAAGAAAAAATATCAGCATTTATGACTTCTTTGAAAAAAGATCATCAATTGATGCCGTACACATACAATATTCGCAACCGTGAGTTCGAAGCAGGTAAAGACACAGTTTATTATTCTGGCCCAGTTTGGGATGATGCCGAAGTTGTAGCAGCCATCGAAACACTTCTTACTGGCAAATGGTTAGCTTCTGGCGAGAACGTGGCAAAATTTGAAATCGCTTTTTCTAGAAAGTACGGTTTTGGTGCTTCTCTCATGGTCAATTCTGGAAGTTCTGCAAACCTTGTCATGATCTCCGCATTAAAAGCATATTTTAATTGGAAAGACACCGATGAGATTATCGTTTCCACCGTTGGATTTCCAACCACCGTTGCGCCGCTAATTCAAAATCAACTTGTCGCAAAATTTGTCGACATCACTATGGATGATCTCAATTTTGATCTCAAGGAAGTTGAAAAAGCTATCACTCCAAATACTAAAGCCATTTTCATTTCTCCTGTTCTTGGAAATGCGCCAGATATGGATAAGCTCGTTGAAATTTCAAAAAAGCACGACGTCATGCTGGTGCTTGACGGTTGTGATAGTTTAGGAAGCAAGTGGGATGGTAAAGAACTTTCAGATTATGCTTTCACAACTTCTTGTTCCTTTTATCCCGCACATCACATCACAACGGGTGAAGGCGGCATGGTTTCTTCTTTCAATAAAGAATTCATTAAGCTTGCGAGAAAATTTGCCTGGTGGGGCCGTGATTGCTACTGCATCGGTTCGGCAAATTTATTAAAGAATGGATCTTGCAATAAAAGATTTGATACTTGGCTCGAAGGAAATTCTGCGGTTATAGATCACAAATATTTATTTAGCCAAATTGGCTACAACTTAAAACCTTTAGATCTCCAAGGTTCCATTGGACTCGTGCAGATGGAAAAGATGGATATGATTCACGAGAAGCGTCGTGAAATGAAAAATAAAATTGCCGGAATGTTTGAAAAGCATATTCCTGGAATTAAAATTCCTCAAGAACTTTCAAAAGCAGAGACCAGCTGGTTTGGAGTTCCAGTGATTTGCGAAACCGCAGAATTAAAAACAAAACTAGTAAAGCATTTAGAAGATAAAAAAATTCAAACTAGAAATTATTTTGCCGGAAATATTTTGCAACATCCAGGATACAAACACCTTGATGATGCAAGTAAATATCCAAATGCCAATAAAGTTTTAGAACAAGTTTTCTTTGTAGGCTGTCACCCTACATATGATCAATCCACTTTGAATTACATCGAACAATCATTAAAAGAATTTAAGGCTTAA
- a CDS encoding FliG C-terminal domain-containing protein, whose amino-acid sequence MSMIDRYKKKGGFIQLLILMETCGTQKQEKFLKMIEDEDMSWAEAVKAKMLSMKRIFSWDDNTVAEIIGTLNDMTISLTILGVEPEMKEKITRTLNHSKKRKIEEDMAERKPTPAEISTAFVQVLNQVRKMILDGFLYLEKIDPALVVNSEFEDQLLSGNFGSGAVKTTQVDVLSVHEAKDMETLKKKVFELKSENDALRDRLNQAEGKLNQIRKIA is encoded by the coding sequence ATGAGTATGATTGATCGTTATAAGAAAAAAGGCGGTTTTATCCAGTTGTTAATTCTCATGGAAACGTGTGGGACACAGAAACAAGAAAAATTCCTAAAGATGATTGAAGACGAAGACATGAGCTGGGCCGAAGCTGTGAAAGCTAAGATGTTATCTATGAAAAGAATTTTTTCTTGGGATGACAATACGGTAGCCGAAATCATAGGGACGCTCAATGATATGACAATTTCTCTTACGATTCTGGGTGTAGAGCCAGAGATGAAAGAAAAAATCACTAGAACCTTAAACCATTCTAAAAAAAGAAAAATCGAAGAAGATATGGCTGAAAGAAAGCCAACTCCTGCAGAGATCTCAACAGCATTTGTGCAAGTTTTAAATCAAGTGCGCAAAATGATTTTGGATGGGTTTCTGTACTTAGAAAAAATCGATCCAGCGTTGGTCGTAAACTCAGAGTTTGAAGATCAACTTCTGTCAGGGAACTTTGGCAGTGGAGCGGTAAAAACAACTCAAGTGGATGTTTTATCGGTTCATGAAGCGAAAGACATGGAAACCCTGAAGAAGAAAGTCTTTGAGCTCAAGAGCGAAAACGATGCCTTAAGAGACAGATTGAACCAGGCTGAAGGCAAGCTCAATCAGATTAGAAAGATCGCTTAG
- a CDS encoding NAD-dependent epimerase/dehydratase family protein yields the protein MEKLSIYGGTGFVGSEFCKQTKRSIELIPRNSRTPVSKEILYFISTTHNYHIFDDIQKDVDTNLKVMLDVLDKIREEGYTFNFISSWFVYGDTTLPAKESNDCKPKGFYSITKRAAEQMLISFCETYKLNYRILRLCNVYGPGDAGVSKKKNALQYMINQMKAHQPVDLYDNGQFYRDYMHVSDVARAIDLVVEKGPLNSVINIGSGERILFKDIFDKARKITNSKSEVTNISPPHFHTVVQVKNFYMDCSKLKNMGFKPLISIEQGIEKLCL from the coding sequence ATGGAAAAACTTTCGATTTATGGTGGAACTGGATTTGTAGGCTCTGAGTTCTGCAAACAGACAAAAAGATCTATTGAATTGATCCCAAGAAATTCACGAACTCCTGTATCAAAAGAGATTCTTTATTTTATCAGCACAACTCACAACTATCATATCTTTGATGATATTCAAAAAGACGTAGATACAAATCTTAAAGTTATGCTAGACGTTTTAGATAAAATCAGAGAAGAGGGCTACACATTCAATTTTATTTCCTCTTGGTTTGTCTATGGCGATACAACTCTGCCAGCGAAAGAATCAAACGATTGTAAGCCCAAAGGATTCTATTCCATCACCAAAAGAGCTGCAGAACAGATGCTGATTAGCTTTTGTGAAACCTATAAACTCAATTACAGAATTCTTCGTCTTTGCAATGTTTACGGGCCAGGAGATGCCGGAGTATCTAAAAAGAAAAACGCACTTCAGTACATGATCAATCAGATGAAAGCTCATCAACCGGTGGACCTGTACGATAATGGTCAGTTCTACAGAGATTATATGCACGTGTCTGATGTTGCTCGTGCTATTGATCTTGTCGTAGAGAAAGGCCCTCTCAATTCTGTTATAAATATTGGTTCTGGAGAGCGAATTTTATTTAAAGACATCTTTGATAAGGCGCGCAAAATTACTAATTCTAAGTCTGAAGTGACAAATATTTCTCCACCGCATTTCCATACTGTAGTTCAGGTAAAAAACTTTTATATGGATTGCTCAAAACTTAAAAATATGGGATTTAAACCTCTTATATCCATTGAACAAGGAATAGAAAAACTATGTCTATAA
- a CDS encoding N-acetylmuramoyl-L-alanine amidase-like domain-containing protein produces the protein MKVWFLLVITILSVSIETWAQNSPKATYLGHRIDLISEAYLGLPYLIDPLGENKGYDKDPLYRFDGFDCTTYVETVIAEALATSEENFKENMNEIRYRNAKVDFVTRNHFTNIDWIQNNRRNGILFDATKILFKNHYKVSETIINKSAWFKMVHKMDYKSRLKISKLAYLPLAEVTPELLSKIKSGSIINIVRPNWLPKDKDGINKTGTELDISHQGFAIWKNDGILYYRNASSSAKKVTEEPLLGYLERMKSIKSIGGINVLEVRR, from the coding sequence ATGAAGGTGTGGTTTTTATTAGTAATAACAATTCTATCTGTTTCTATAGAAACTTGGGCTCAAAACTCGCCTAAAGCTACCTATTTAGGTCATAGAATTGACCTCATTTCGGAAGCCTACTTGGGACTTCCTTATCTGATTGACCCCCTCGGAGAAAACAAAGGCTACGACAAAGATCCGCTCTATCGCTTTGATGGGTTTGATTGCACAACTTATGTAGAAACCGTGATCGCCGAAGCTCTCGCCACTAGCGAAGAAAATTTTAAAGAAAATATGAATGAAATTCGCTATAGAAATGCAAAGGTCGATTTCGTCACCAGAAATCATTTCACCAATATCGACTGGATCCAAAACAATCGAAGAAATGGAATTCTTTTCGATGCCACCAAAATACTTTTCAAAAATCATTATAAAGTTTCAGAGACGATCATTAATAAATCTGCGTGGTTCAAGATGGTCCACAAAATGGATTATAAATCTCGACTTAAAATTTCAAAACTAGCCTACCTTCCTCTCGCGGAAGTAACACCAGAACTACTTTCCAAAATCAAATCCGGATCTATCATAAATATTGTAAGACCAAACTGGCTTCCTAAAGATAAAGATGGAATAAATAAAACTGGAACTGAACTTGATATTTCTCATCAAGGATTTGCCATTTGGAAAAACGACGGAATTCTGTATTACAGAAATGCGAGCTCAAGCGCAAAGAAAGTCACGGAAGAACCACTTCTGGGCTATCTCGAAAGAATGAAATCCATCAAATCTATCGGCGGCATTAACGTGCTTGAAGTTAGACGTTAG
- the hutH gene encoding histidine ammonia-lyase has translation MVQLTGESLNIDQVWDVAHKNAKVVLSESSKKLIQKSRDYIINKLKNHEVIYGVNTGFGALSSVKISDENLAELQKNLIRSHCCGVGDPFTKEESRAIMLLRANALSRGHSGIRVEIVEKILEFLNADIIPVIPQQGSVGASGDLAPLSHLALALIGEGEVWSDGKAVPVANILKEKKISHLELQAKEGLSLINGCQVMTAVGLLNLYRARRIAWTMDLAGAMTLEAMLGTRSAFDPLISATRAHPGEAITARNLLKILGKTSPIAESHENCSRVQDAYSLRCMPQVHGATKDALRVGLKTLEIEANSSTDNPLVFDEHDKILSCGNFHGEPVAFQLDFMAIAMSAMASISECRIEKLINPSMSGLPAFLTKDSGLNSGHMIVQVAAASLVSENKILSHPASVDSIPTSADKEDHVSMGTIAARKFSKIVDNAENVLAMELLSATQALDLLKPLQPAGTVKAAYDLIRTKVPYAEKDRIFALDIKAIRNLIADNSLMGVMPTLEF, from the coding sequence ATGGTTCAGCTGACAGGTGAAAGTTTAAATATAGATCAAGTTTGGGATGTAGCTCATAAAAACGCGAAAGTTGTTTTGAGTGAAAGTTCAAAAAAATTAATTCAAAAATCTCGTGATTATATTATCAATAAACTTAAAAATCACGAGGTGATATACGGAGTAAATACAGGCTTTGGGGCTTTGAGTTCCGTAAAAATTTCTGATGAGAATCTTGCAGAGCTTCAAAAAAACTTAATCAGATCTCATTGTTGTGGAGTAGGTGATCCATTCACCAAAGAAGAATCAAGAGCCATCATGCTTTTGAGAGCAAATGCTCTTTCGCGTGGACACTCAGGAATCAGAGTTGAGATTGTAGAAAAAATATTAGAATTTTTAAATGCAGATATTATTCCCGTGATTCCTCAGCAGGGTAGTGTGGGAGCAAGCGGTGACTTGGCTCCGTTATCTCATTTGGCTTTGGCCTTAATTGGTGAAGGTGAAGTTTGGAGTGACGGCAAAGCAGTTCCCGTTGCAAATATATTAAAAGAGAAAAAGATCTCTCATCTAGAGCTTCAAGCTAAAGAGGGTTTATCACTCATCAACGGCTGCCAAGTGATGACGGCGGTGGGTTTACTAAACCTCTATCGTGCGAGAAGAATCGCTTGGACGATGGATCTGGCAGGCGCTATGACTTTGGAGGCAATGCTTGGAACAAGATCAGCTTTTGATCCATTGATTTCGGCAACAAGAGCACACCCAGGAGAAGCGATAACAGCTAGAAATTTGCTTAAAATTTTAGGAAAAACTTCTCCAATCGCCGAGAGCCATGAGAACTGCTCAAGAGTTCAGGATGCCTATTCTCTAAGATGCATGCCACAAGTTCATGGAGCGACTAAGGATGCGCTGAGAGTGGGTCTAAAAACTTTAGAGATCGAAGCAAACTCTTCTACGGATAATCCTTTAGTGTTTGATGAGCATGACAAAATTTTATCCTGTGGAAATTTCCATGGTGAGCCTGTAGCTTTCCAATTGGATTTCATGGCGATTGCAATGTCTGCAATGGCGAGTATCTCAGAATGTAGAATTGAAAAGCTGATCAACCCTTCTATGAGTGGGCTTCCGGCTTTCTTAACAAAGGATTCAGGATTGAATTCTGGTCACATGATAGTACAAGTGGCTGCAGCTTCACTAGTAAGTGAAAATAAAATTTTGTCTCATCCCGCATCGGTGGACAGCATTCCCACGTCCGCAGACAAAGAAGATCATGTTTCCATGGGAACCATTGCTGCTAGAAAATTTAGTAAGATTGTGGACAATGCGGAAAACGTTTTGGCTATGGAATTATTGAGCGCAACTCAAGCTTTGGATTTGTTAAAGCCATTACAACCCGCAGGTACCGTGAAAGCAGCCTATGATTTGATTAGAACCAAAGTTCCGTATGCAGAAAAAGATCGTATTTTTGCTTTAGACATTAAAGCGATTAGAAATTTGATTGCGGACAATTCTTTGATGGGTGTCATGCCGACGTTAGAATTCTAA
- the rpe gene encoding ribulose-phosphate 3-epimerase, with amino-acid sequence MSQLHSKSIIVSPSLLSCDFANIEREVKAVTEAGADWLHVDVMDGHFVNNITIGPPVVRAIKKVSKLPLDVHLMIENPEKYVDAFIKAGSDYLTIHVEATKEPLDVLRKIKSQNVNPGITLRPSTNLSEILPFLDEVAMVLIMTVEPGFGGQSFMPEQVEKIKILKKEIEKRNLDIHIEVDGGINKETAKICRDAGANAFVSGSYIFDSGKETASDFNDAYKKAIQSLR; translated from the coding sequence TTGAGTCAACTGCACAGTAAATCTATTATTGTATCTCCTAGTCTCCTTTCTTGTGATTTTGCTAATATAGAACGCGAAGTGAAGGCCGTCACCGAAGCTGGAGCAGATTGGCTTCATGTTGATGTGATGGATGGACATTTCGTGAATAACATCACGATTGGCCCGCCGGTGGTGAGGGCTATCAAAAAAGTTTCCAAGCTACCGCTGGATGTACACCTCATGATTGAAAATCCAGAAAAATATGTAGATGCATTTATTAAAGCAGGCAGTGATTATTTAACAATTCATGTCGAGGCCACTAAAGAGCCGTTAGATGTTTTAAGAAAAATTAAATCTCAAAACGTCAACCCAGGGATAACACTAAGACCCAGCACAAATCTTTCAGAGATCTTACCGTTCTTGGATGAAGTGGCGATGGTTTTGATTATGACGGTCGAGCCAGGTTTTGGTGGTCAGAGTTTTATGCCTGAGCAGGTAGAAAAAATTAAAATACTAAAAAAAGAAATCGAAAAAAGAAATTTAGATATTCATATCGAGGTGGATGGCGGAATTAACAAAGAAACTGCAAAAATTTGTAGAGATGCCGGGGCAAATGCTTTTGTTTCGGGAAGCTATATTTTCGACAGTGGAAAAGAAACTGCATCTGATTTTAACGACGCATACAAAAAAGCAATTCAATCTCTAAGATAG
- the def gene encoding peptide deformylase: MILEILTFPNPKLRELSKPVKEVTEELVLYSQSMLETMYDSRGVGLAAPQVGRLDRMIVIDTRPHDDEGKPTEEGMTELEKGVQYPLVLINPEIKVKEGKTVYGEGCLSVPGYVENVERANYVEVDYLNTKGEKIRIKSDGLLAICIQHEIDHLDGKLFIDRLSFLKSNRIKDRIKKFGYETKSNEEDGEDSDENSKDNQKNL; encoded by the coding sequence ATGATTTTAGAGATTTTAACGTTCCCAAATCCAAAATTAAGAGAACTTTCTAAACCTGTAAAAGAGGTTACGGAAGAGCTTGTTCTTTATTCGCAAAGCATGTTGGAAACGATGTACGATTCGCGCGGAGTGGGTTTGGCGGCGCCTCAGGTTGGAAGACTTGATCGCATGATCGTGATTGATACAAGGCCTCATGATGACGAAGGGAAGCCTACAGAAGAGGGTATGACCGAGCTTGAAAAAGGTGTTCAATATCCCTTGGTGCTTATCAATCCTGAAATCAAAGTCAAAGAAGGTAAAACTGTTTATGGCGAAGGCTGTTTGAGTGTACCGGGTTATGTTGAGAATGTAGAAAGAGCAAATTATGTGGAAGTGGATTACCTCAATACAAAAGGTGAAAAGATAAGAATCAAGTCCGATGGCCTTCTGGCAATCTGTATTCAGCATGAAATTGATCACTTAGATGGTAAGCTATTTATTGATCGTTTGAGTTTCTTAAAATCCAATAGAATCAAAGATCGCATTAAAAAATTCGGCTATGAGACAAAATCGAATGAAGAAGACGGCGAAGATAGCGATGAAAATTCCAAAGACAATCAAAAAAATCTGTGA
- the fmt gene encoding methionyl-tRNA formyltransferase codes for MSKVRVVFLGTPDFAVTPLMSMAKDDHFQIVEVITQPDRPKGRNMQVQSTPVKEAALKLELPVRNTESVNTPEFIAHLKSLKADVAVVIAFGQIVSEEFLKLFPFGAVNVHGSLLPKWRGAAPIQRSVEAGDKETGVALQIVVKALDAGAILGVRKIPLSPRDTSASVYEKLKNLSSELLEIELMDYIRGNLMGEKQDESKVTIAKKLKKEEGIINWQSKAEEIFNKIRAFDIWPGTWTYWNKKQLKILSAEPAETKGAPGKVIRVEKDAFYVGTGDFSLKITEVQLEGKAKTSVDNFLRGYSLKEGDIFESTAQ; via the coding sequence ATGAGTAAAGTACGCGTTGTGTTCTTAGGAACACCTGATTTTGCAGTCACGCCTTTAATGAGCATGGCCAAAGATGATCACTTTCAAATTGTTGAAGTGATCACGCAACCCGATCGTCCCAAGGGCCGAAACATGCAGGTGCAGTCCACTCCTGTAAAAGAAGCAGCACTAAAGCTTGAATTACCTGTTAGAAACACCGAAAGCGTTAACACTCCAGAATTTATCGCGCACTTAAAATCCCTTAAAGCAGATGTTGCTGTTGTGATTGCCTTTGGACAGATTGTTTCTGAGGAATTTTTAAAACTATTTCCGTTTGGTGCTGTGAACGTGCATGGAAGCCTTCTTCCTAAGTGGAGAGGCGCAGCTCCGATTCAAAGATCGGTAGAGGCTGGTGACAAAGAGACAGGGGTTGCTCTGCAAATCGTAGTGAAAGCGTTGGATGCGGGAGCAATTCTTGGTGTACGAAAAATTCCATTGAGTCCAAGGGACACCTCAGCATCCGTTTACGAAAAATTAAAAAATTTATCTTCAGAACTTTTAGAAATTGAACTCATGGATTACATTCGTGGAAATCTGATGGGAGAAAAACAAGATGAATCTAAAGTAACAATTGCTAAGAAGTTAAAAAAAGAAGAAGGCATTATCAATTGGCAGAGCAAAGCAGAAGAGATATTCAACAAGATTAGAGCCTTTGATATATGGCCTGGCACGTGGACTTATTGGAACAAGAAGCAGCTTAAAATCTTGAGTGCCGAGCCCGCTGAAACAAAGGGCGCACCGGGCAAAGTCATTCGTGTCGAAAAAGACGCATTTTACGTGGGAACAGGAGACTTTTCTCTGAAAATTACTGAAGTTCAGCTTGAAGGAAAAGCAAAAACGAGTGTAGATAATTTCTTAAGAGGTTATTCCCTAAAAGAAGGAGATATTTTTGAGTCAACTGCACAGTAA
- the lptG gene encoding LPS export ABC transporter permease LptG → MLDIIDKYIAKLFLSYFFGSILVLVTLFLTIDALSNFVGVQTSLLNMVKFYLYSTPAIIYQLLPAASLIGTLFTLGGLNKNSELVALFSIGNSLARVSAPILIIVAGVTVMSFWMSDRILPITNKKKNYTWYVEIRDRPAMYSAVKNSKIWYRQDNMLFNIKAFDAETQIAEGLSFYYFDDKWNLVQLIVAKTAKLEPKEWKLLDGTVTLFTGDSSFPMNQSFQEKSIIIDDEIGDIQESSKFSEVVSIKELREYIKKNKEAGLNTLRYEVDLHSKYGFALAAFVMAFIGIPFSVFNTRTGGRMMSVGLCLGLAFGYWALLSVGLTMGRHGYLSPILSAWLPNIFTLALSTFLLLRLKK, encoded by the coding sequence ATGTTAGATATAATCGACAAGTACATTGCAAAGCTTTTCTTGAGCTACTTCTTCGGAAGCATCTTGGTCCTTGTAACTCTTTTTTTAACGATTGATGCTCTCTCAAATTTTGTAGGTGTGCAAACTTCTCTTCTGAACATGGTGAAGTTTTATCTCTACTCGACTCCTGCAATTATTTATCAGCTTTTGCCGGCAGCCAGTCTCATCGGAACGCTATTTACACTTGGCGGACTCAATAAGAATAGCGAACTTGTGGCTCTTTTTAGCATTGGAAATAGTTTGGCGAGAGTGAGTGCTCCGATTTTAATCATCGTTGCTGGTGTAACAGTAATGTCTTTCTGGATGAGCGATCGTATTTTGCCTATCACAAACAAAAAGAAAAACTACACTTGGTATGTAGAGATCAGAGATCGTCCGGCGATGTATTCTGCTGTGAAGAACTCAAAAATTTGGTACCGCCAAGACAACATGCTTTTCAATATCAAAGCCTTCGATGCGGAAACTCAAATCGCCGAAGGATTGTCGTTTTACTACTTTGATGACAAATGGAATTTGGTCCAATTGATTGTTGCAAAAACAGCAAAACTAGAACCAAAAGAATGGAAACTTCTAGACGGCACAGTAACATTATTCACGGGTGATTCTAGTTTTCCGATGAATCAATCTTTTCAAGAAAAATCCATCATCATCGATGATGAAATTGGCGATATCCAAGAGTCCTCAAAGTTTTCGGAAGTGGTTTCCATTAAGGAACTGAGAGAATACATCAAGAAAAACAAAGAGGCGGGCTTAAATACACTTCGCTATGAGGTGGATCTACATTCGAAATATGGCTTCGCATTGGCCGCATTTGTCATGGCCTTTATTGGTATTCCTTTTAGTGTTTTTAATACCAGAACAGGTGGTAGAATGATGAGCGTAGGACTCTGTTTGGGTCTAGCATTTGGATATTGGGCTCTTTTGAGCGTAGGCCTAACTATGGGTCGGCATGGGTATTTATCACCCATATTGAGTGCCTGGTTGCCTAATATATTCACTCTAGCTCTCTCTACTTTCTTGCTCTTGCGCCTCAAGAAATAA
- the hutU gene encoding urocanate hydratase codes for MSSKSRVVRAPTGTKLSCKGWLQEAAYRMIQNNLDPSVAERPEDLIVYGGIGKAARNWECFDKILESLKKLENNQTLLIQSGKPVGVFETHEDAPRVLLANSNLVPNWATWEHFNELDKKGLMMYGQMTAGSWIYIGSQGIVQGTYETFVEAGRKHFGGDLKGRVLLTAGLGGMGGAQPLAGVFAGAVVLGVEVDETRIQKRLDTKYVDELATDIDDAIRRVEKYKKEKKAVSIALKGNMSEVIHELIKRNFIPDLLTDQTSAHDPLIGYIPAGLSLEKAAELRASDPKTYLEKSISSIARHVEGMLEMKKRGAITFDYGNNIRAMAEKGGVKNAFDIPGFVPEYIRPLFCKGSGPFRWVALSGDPKDIEVTDNAIRELFPHKKALINWLDMAKERIKFQGLPARICWLEYGERALAGLKFNELVRTGKVSAPIVIGRDHLDCGSVASPNRETEAMKDGSDAVADWPLLNAFSNIAGGATWVSFHHGGGVGMGYSLHSGQVIVADGTPEADKRLKRVLTIDPGMGLYRHLDAGYEDAQKNAEERGLNLIW; via the coding sequence ATGTCTTCAAAATCACGTGTTGTCAGAGCGCCTACGGGCACCAAATTATCCTGCAAAGGTTGGCTTCAGGAAGCTGCCTACCGCATGATTCAAAATAATCTTGATCCCAGTGTAGCAGAACGCCCGGAAGATCTTATCGTTTACGGGGGAATCGGCAAAGCCGCGAGAAATTGGGAATGCTTTGATAAAATATTAGAGTCTTTAAAAAAATTAGAAAATAACCAAACACTTTTAATTCAGTCGGGAAAACCGGTGGGAGTTTTCGAAACTCATGAAGACGCCCCGAGAGTTCTTCTCGCAAACTCAAACCTCGTGCCGAATTGGGCCACTTGGGAACATTTCAACGAGCTCGATAAAAAAGGTTTGATGATGTACGGTCAAATGACGGCGGGTTCTTGGATCTATATCGGCAGTCAAGGGATCGTACAAGGAACTTATGAGACATTTGTGGAGGCGGGTAGAAAACATTTTGGTGGAGATCTTAAAGGTCGTGTGCTTTTGACGGCAGGTCTCGGTGGTATGGGCGGCGCACAACCTCTGGCCGGAGTTTTTGCAGGAGCTGTGGTGCTTGGTGTGGAAGTAGATGAAACGAGAATTCAAAAAAGATTAGACACAAAATACGTCGATGAACTTGCTACCGATATCGATGACGCCATTCGGAGAGTAGAGAAATACAAGAAAGAGAAGAAAGCAGTCAGTATTGCGCTCAAGGGCAATATGAGTGAAGTGATTCATGAACTGATCAAAAGAAATTTTATTCCAGATCTTTTGACTGACCAAACTTCAGCGCATGATCCACTCATTGGTTATATTCCGGCGGGTCTCAGCTTAGAAAAAGCTGCGGAATTGAGAGCCTCTGATCCTAAAACTTATTTAGAAAAATCCATTTCAAGTATTGCTCGTCACGTAGAAGGCATGCTCGAAATGAAAAAGCGTGGCGCAATCACTTTTGATTACGGAAACAATATCCGTGCAATGGCCGAAAAGGGCGGCGTTAAAAACGCCTTTGATATACCAGGATTTGTTCCAGAATATATTCGTCCACTTTTTTGCAAAGGTTCGGGTCCGTTCCGTTGGGTGGCGCTCTCTGGTGATCCCAAGGATATTGAAGTGACTGATAATGCCATCAGAGAATTATTTCCGCACAAAAAAGCACTTATCAATTGGCTGGACATGGCTAAAGAGAGAATTAAATTTCAAGGCTTGCCCGCAAGAATCTGCTGGTTGGAATATGGTGAGAGAGCTTTAGCTGGATTGAAATTCAATGAGCTCGTGAGAACCGGAAAAGTTTCGGCACCAATTGTTATCGGTAGAGATCACTTGGACTGTGGTTCTGTGGCATCGCCTAATAGAGAAACTGAAGCGATGAAGGATGGATCAGATGCCGTGGCCGACTGGCCGCTGCTCAATGCCTTTTCTAACATTGCGGGCGGCGCAACATGGGTAAGCTTTCATCATGGCGGGGGCGTTGGCATGGGTTACTCTCTGCACTCCGGTCAAGTGATCGTGGCCGATGGAACTCCCGAGGCAGACAAGCGCTTGAAGCGAGTTTTAACAATCGATCCAGGTATGGGGCTTTACCGACATCTTGATGCTGGGTATGAAGACGCGCAAAAAAATGCGGAAGAGCGCGGCCTCAATCTGATATGGTAA